A window of Mucilaginibacter robiniae genomic DNA:
GAAGAGTACAATGAATATTATGAAGGTTTTTCAAATACGGTTTTATGGCCGGTGTTTCATTATTATGCTTCCACTTATACTACCTATAAACCTTCCAATTGGGACTACTACCGTTCGGTAAACCACAAGTTTAGAGATGTTGTGCTGGAACATGCACAACCTGGCGATACAATATGGATACATGATTACCAGCTTTTGTTGCTGCCAGCTTTAATCAGACAGCAACTGCCCGATGTGACGATTGGGTTCTTTCTACACATACCTTTTCCATCACAAGAAATGTTTAGGTTGATACCATGGCGTATGGAGCTATTAAAAGGAATGCTGGGTGCCGATCTGGTTGGATTCCATACTTTTGATGACGTAAGACACTTTTTAAGTTCTGTTTCACGGATCATGCCTATGCAAGTATCATCCAATACTATTACCTGTGATGAACGGATAGTAGTAGCAGAAGCGTACCCTATGGGAATTGATGAACAGAAATATGCCAGCTTAACGCAAGAGCCGGAAGTACAGCACCAAGCTGAGCAAATTAAGCTGGTATTTAAAGATGTTAATCTGATCTTATCTATAGATAGACTTGATTATAGCAAAGGCATATTGCACCGCTTGCAGGCATTTGAGTTATTACTAAAAGAGAATCCTGAATATGTCGGTAAAGTAGCTTTGTATATGGTTGTTGTTCCATCGCGCGATCAGGTTCCGCAGTATATGGAATTACATAACCAGATTGATAAGAAAGTCGGTAACATCAATGCGATGTACCGAACTATGGATTGGACGCCCATACATTACTATTACCGGTCGGTACCTATTGAAACCCTTTCGGCATTATACAGCACCGCTGATGTAGCTTTGGTAACACCCATGCGCGATGGCATGAACCTGGTATGTAAAGAATACGTAGCCAGCCGAACCAACAATGATGGGGTGCTTATATTAAGCGAAATGGCAGGTGCATCACGAGAATTAATTGATGCATTGATTGTTAACCCTAATAATGTTATTCAAGTACGTGATGCTATAATTCAGGCTGTTAACATGCCGCTACAAGAGCAGCAAACCCGAATGAAGCAGTTACGTCATGCGGTTAGTAAATTTAATATATCGCACTGGGTAAACTTATTTATGTCGGGCTTGTCCGAAACTAAGTTTTTACAGCGTGCTATGCAAACCCGGCATATAGCATCAGCTACCGAACAATCACTCATTAATCGTTACCATCAAACGCATAAACGACTCATATTTTTAGATTATGATGGTACGTTAGTAGATTTCAAGACTGATATAAATCAAGCCAGCCCAGACGAAGAGCTTTATAGAATTATACGCCAACTTACTGCCGATCCGGAAAACCAGTTGGTACTTATTAGTGGCCGCAAGCATGAAAATCTGGAAGAATGGTTTGGCAAGGAGAAGTTGTTCATGATTGCCGAACATGGTGCCTGGTTCAAAGCACAAGGAACATCATCATGGTATAAAATCAATGGTTTATCAACTGCTTGGAAAAAGGATATTTATCCAATACTGGAGAAATTTGTAGATCGTACGCCCGGAACATTCATTGAAGAGAAAACTTACTCGTTAGTTTGGCATTATCGTAAAGCACAACTTGGCTTAGGCGAACTTAGAGCCAGCGAGCTAATCAATACCTTAAAGCTATCATCTAACGACAAAGGCTTACAGCTTTTACCTGGAGATAAAGTGGTTGAAGTAAAAAACATGGAAATCAACAAAGGTAAAGCTGCTTTGAGCTTGCTTGATCAGGCAGAGTATGATTTCATTATGGCTTTAGGCGATGATGTAACCGATGAGGATACTTTCAAAGCCATGCCCGAAAAAGCAATTACTATTAAAGTAGGTTCAGGATCATCAGCAGCAAAATTTTATTTACGTAACCCTGATGAGGTACGGCGTTTATTAGATACGCTTTCTACGGGAGTAACAGTACTGAACGCTTAATTTTATGGCTAATGCATATATTCAGGGTTAAAAGGTTAGTGTAATGCTGGTGTAAACTATAGTTGATTTTTGCATCAGTATAGTGATGTAAAAACTAAAGTTTTAACTTAGCAAAAACCGATTTGAAAACATCAAAAAACATACTACTATGAGTTTACGATTAGGCGATGTAGCGCCAAATTTTAAAGCCAAAACATCTGAAGGCGAAATAGATTTTTATGAGTATTTAGGTGATAGCTGGGGCGTATTATTTTCTCACCCTGCTGATTATACGCCAGTTTGTACCACTGAACTGGGCCGTGTAGCTTCGCTTAAACAAGAGTTTGACAAACGTAACGTCAAAGTAATTGCATTAAGCGTTGATAGTGCAGAATCACACCAGGGCTGGATTCAGGATATTAACGAAACACAAGATGTGGAAGTAAACTTTCCGCTTATTGCAGATGAAAACCGTAAAGTTGCTGAGGCTTACGACATGATTCATCCGAATGCTTCAGCAACAGTAACCGTACGTTCGGTATTTGTAATTGCTCCCGATAAAACCATCAAACTAATTATTACTTACCCAGCCTCAACCGGTCGTAATTTTCAGGAACTATTGCGCGTAATTGATTCTTTACAGTTAACAGCAAATTACAGTGTATCAACCCCTGCTGATTGGAAAGACGGTGATGAAGTAGTAATATCGCCATCTATTAAAAACGAAGATATACCTGCCAAGTTCCCGAAAGGGCATGTTGAAGTTAAACCATATTTACGTTTAACTCCACAGCCTAATAAATAAATTATGTTTATATTATAAAATTTATATATTTGAAACAAATATTTAATCTGCCATTATCTTCTGAATACTAAGCTGTTGCATTTTTTCAGGGCATTATATATTGACTACCTCATAAACTTAGATGATATTTTTTATATTATGAAAACTGGAAAAGTAAAATGGTTTAATACCCAAAAAGGGTATGGCTTTATTGTCACAGAAGAAGGGAAAGACTTATTCGTTCACTTTAAAGATGTTGAAGGTGGCGTAAATGCCATAAAAGATAACGATACAGTTGAGTACGATGTAGAAGATGGCCGCAAAGGCTTACAAGCTGTAAAAGTGAAAAAAGTATAGATTTTATAATATAGGCATAAAAAAACCTCTGCAATCACAGAGGTTTTTTTATGCTTAAAATTTTATATTGCCTTCCCTAAACTCTCTTGGATGGACACGCAACACGACTTTGCTTCAAAAAATACAAAAAACGTTATATTCCTGGTGCTAGTGGCGGCATTAGGCTACTTTGTTGATATATATGATTTGCTGCTTTTTTCAATCGTACGGGTAAAAAGCTTGCATGATATTGGCGTTTCAGATGCTGATATACGTACTAAAGGTGAATTCATCATTAATACACAAATGTTCGGTTTGCTTTTAGGCGGTATTTTGTGGGGCGTAATTGGCGATAAGTTCGGGCGTATCAAAGTATTGTTCGGTTCCATATTATTGTACTCATTAGCCAATTTTGCCAATGGTTTGGTTACAGACTACTATATGTATGCTGTAGTACGGTTAATAGCCGGCATCGGACTGGCAGGCGAGTTGGGCGCAGGGATAACTTTGGTTAGTGAAACCATGAGTAAAGAGAACAGGGGATATGGCACCATGATCGTAGCCGTGGTAGGTTTATTCGGAGCGGTAGCTGCTAATATAGTATCACACTTTGGTTGGCAAAACGCCTACTTTATAGGTGGTGTACTAGGTCTTTTATTACTTCTGCTTCGGGTAGGAACCTTCGAGTCAGGTATGTTTAAACAAGCTGCCCACGAACAGGTTGCCAAAGGCGACTTTCGTATGCTGTTCAACAATAAAAAACGCTTTGTAAAGTATATATGCTGTATATTAATTGGTATGCCTCTTTGGTTTATCGTAGGTATTTTAATAGCTCAATCTCCCGAAATAGGTAATGAACTACATGCTCAGCAAAGCCTTAATGCAGGTACGGGTATTATGTACACCTATATCGGTTTATCTATCGGCGATGTTTTTGCCGGCTTTTTTGCACAGTTTACCAAATCACGTCGCTTAACTATGCTGACGTTTCAGTTAATGTCAATTGTAAGTGTAATATTTTATTTAACTGCCGATCAGATTACCACCGGGCAATTTATTGGCTTGTGCTTGTTTATTGGCTTCTTTGTAGGATATTGGGCAACTTTCGTGACTATTGCTTCTGAACAATTTGGTACCAACTTACGTGCAACTGTAACCACCACCGTGCCCAACTTTGTACGAGGTGCATTAATTCCTATCACTGCCGGCTTTGAGCTGTTGGTGAAATACTTTAGTACACATGGCTATCAGGATAATAGTATCATTATGAGTTCGTACGTTATGATGGGTATTGTTACAATAATTGCCTTGGTTGCTCTTAGCCAGTTGAAGGAAAGTTTTGGCAAGGATTTAAACTATGTTGAAGTAGATGAACCGGACGGAAAAGTAAATGTAGTATCTTAAAGCAAGTATTATCTTAAAGCCACTTCAAATTTGCATTTTTGCGCTGATGATAACTAAAGAACAAGTAGCAGCCGATTATCAAACTATACAAGATGAAATATGCCAAAGTTTAGAAGCTTTGGATGGAAAAGCACATTTCGAAGAAGAAATTTGGGAACGTGAAGGCGGTGGTGGTGGCCGCACACGTATCATACAAAACGGTAACGTACTGGAAAAAGGCGGTGTTAATTTTTCAGCTGTACACGGAAAATTGCCTGATGGCTTGAAAAAAAACTTAAAAGTTGATCAAGATAACTTTTTTGCAACTGGCGTATCTATCGTGATGCATCCTAATCATCCACTGATACCTATCATCCACATGAATATTCGCTATTTTGAAATGCCTTCTTCTATAGCTGGCGGTTCTCCGTTACGCTGGTTTGGCGGAGGTATCGATTTAACGCCTCATTACGTTATTAAAGATGATGCTCGTTTTTTTCATAGTGAACTAAAATCAGTTTGCGACCATTACCATCCTGATTTTTATAAACGCTTTAAAACCTGGGCTGATGATTATTTTTTCATCAAACATCGTGATGAAACACGCGGCGTAGGTGGTATATTTTATGACCGATTGACCGCTAACGAAGACTTAAGTTGGACAGAAATCTTTGAATTTTCTAAAGCAGTCGGTCGTACGTTTGCACCTGTATATTCAGAATTAGTTAACCGAAACCGGCAGTTTGCTTATTCAGCCCGCCAGCAGCAGTGGCAATATCAACGTCGTAGTCGTTATGCTGAATTTAACTTGGTTTATGATGCCGGTACAAAATTTGGCTTGGAGACCAATGGTCGTATAGAATCTATACTGATGAGTTTGCCGCCTACCGCTAAATGGTTGTATAACTACCAACCAGAGCCGGGCAGTGAAGAAGAGAAAACGCTGCAACTACTAAAAAAAGGTATAAATTGGGTTTAAATTATTCAGTAAATCAAATACACTGATTAATTAACTTGTTTGATTTGAGCCGGCGTTACTACTTAGCAATGCTGGCGTTTTTTATTATATCAATTATGAAGATTGTTCCTGCTGTTGGCTTGGTAGCTGCTACTTTTTTGCTGGCATTTGCGCCTAAAAGCAACCTTAAAGGTACTTGGATATATGCCGGAGGGTACTATAACGGCAAGCTAGATTCAGCACCGACCGATTATCAACTGCAAAGAAAATATACCGCATCTAGTTTTGAAGCTTTTGTTGTTGAACAAGGCAGCAAACCGGAAAAATTTCAGGCGGGTGATTATACTTTAACTACAGATAGTTGTTTAGAAACCGAAACCTACAACGCACAATCAACCAAGCTAACTGGTGTTACCTTGCATTATCATTATGAATTCAGAAATGATACGCTGTTTTTGAAAGGCCATTTACCCAGCGGCATGGATGTGCTTGAATATTGGAAAAAGGCCAAGTAGGCAATGCTTTTGTTTTCTAAAAATTAATAAAATAGCTTCTGCTCAATACTGTACTTACCACGCGTAAATGTTGGTAAGTTTAGCTGTAATATGGCTTATTTTTGGTATATTCGCAGGTTACTTTTTACATCAACCTTGTAAACGTTTAGCAAGTTTTTTCTACAAAAATTCTAATTGATGGCTGAAGATAATTCACAACAAAACGACAGAATAATCCCGATAAATATTGATGAAGAAATGCGATCGGCTTACATTGACTACTCAATGTCAGTTATCGTATCCAGAGCCTTGCCCGATGTGCGTGATGGTTTAAAACCTGTACACCGGCGAGTACTATTTGGTATGCTTGATTTGGGTTTAAATAATAACAAACCCTTCAAGAAATCGGCTCGTATAGTAGGTGAGGTGATGGGTAAATATCACCCGCACGGTGACTCGTCGGTATATGATACTATGGTACGTATGGCACAGGATTTCAGCTTACGTTACCCGTTAGTTGATGGTCAGGGTAATTACGGCACTGTTGATGGTGATAGCCCGGCGGCCATGCGTTATACTGAGGCTCGTCTGCAAAAAATTGCAGAAGAGATGTTGGCTGACATCAATAAAGATACTATCGATTATCAGCTCAACTTTGATGATACGCTGGAAGAACCAACCGTTCTGCCAGCTAAAATCCCGAACTTATTAGTAAACGGTGCTTCTGGTATTGCCGTAGGTATGGCTACCAACATGGCGCCACACAACCTGTCGGAAGTAATTGATGCTACAGTAGCGCTGATTGATAATCGGGACATTGAAGTTTCCGAGTTAATGACCTATATCAAAGGTCCGGATTTCCCGACTGGTGGTATTATTTATGGCTACGAAGGTGCTCGTGATGCTTTCGAGACCGGTCGTGGCCGTGTTGTTTTACGCGCTCGTGCGGAGATCGAAACCTTCAACAATGACCGTGAACGGATCATAGTTACCGAAATACCTTATCAAATCAACAAAGCGCAAATGATAGAGCGCACAGCTGATTTGGTGAACGAGAAAAAGCTGGAAGGTATATCTACCATCCGCGATGAATCTAACCGGGAAGGTATCCGTATTGTTTACGAAATAAAACGTGATGCTAATGCGGCTATCGTTTTAAACAATCTGTATAAATATACTGCGCTGCAAACTTCTTTCAGTGTAAACAACATTGCGCTGGTTAATGGCCGGCCTATGCTGCTTAACCTGAAAGATTTAATTCATCACTTTGTTGAGCACCGTCAGGAAGTTATTGTACGCCGAACCAAGTTTGAGCTAGCCGAGGCTGAAAAACGTGCTCATATACTTGAGGGCTTGTTAATAGCCTTAGACCACCTGGATGAAGTAATCCGCTTAATTCGTAGTTCGGCAACACCTGAAGAAGCCCGTGACGGCTTAATGCAGCAGTTCAGCTTAACAGAAATTCAGGCCCGTGCTATTCTGGATATGACGTTGCGCCGCTTAACCGGTCTGGAACGTGATAAGATAAAGGAAGAGTATGCCGAGTTGATGAAGCAGATAGAATACCTGAAATCTATCTTGGCTGATCCGGAACTGCAAATGCGAATCATCAAAGATGAGCTGCTTGAAGTCAAAGAAAAATATGGCGATGAGCGTAAAACCGAAATGGTACACTCAACTGCCGAAATGATGACGGAAGATTTCATTGAAGATGAGGATGTTGTAATTACTATCTCACATGAAGGTTATATCAAACGTACGCCGTTAACTGAATACCGCCGGCAGGGTAGAGGTGGCAAAGGAGCTTTAGGTAGCAATAGCCGTGATGAAGATTTTATTGAGCACTTGCTGGTAGCTTCAAATCACAATTATATGTTGTTCTTCACTGAAGCTGGCCGCTGCTTCTGGTTGAGGGTATTTGAAATTCCGGAAGGAACGCGTACTTCAAAAGGCCGTGCTATTCAGAATATTATTAGTATTCCGAAAGAAGAAAAAATTAAAGCCTACATTAAAGTTAAGAATCTGAAAGATCAGGATTACTTGGATAATAATTTTATTATTATGTGTACCCGTAAAGGTACCATCAAGAAAACTTCCCTTGAGGCTTATTCTCGTCCGCGGGCTAATGGTATCAATGCTATTAACATTAATGATGGCGACACTTTATTAGAAGCAACATTAACTACGGGCAATAGTGAAGTAGTTATGGCGTTAAAGTCAGGTAGGGCTATACGTTTTAATGAAGCTACAGTAAGGCCGATGGGTCGTACTGCAACTGGTGTTCGGGGCATTACCTTAGAAGATGAAAAAGATGAGGTAGTAGGTATGATTGCCATCAATGATGCTGAAACTACTGTACTGGTAGTGTCAGAAAAGGGTTATGGCAAGCGTACTGACATTGAAGATTATCGGGTAACTAACCGTGGCGGTAAAGGTGTTAAAACCATTAACGTGACAGAAAAAACCGGTAAGCTGGTAGCCATAAAAGACGTTACTGATACCGATGACCTCATGATTATCAATCGTTCAGGTATCATCATCCGTATTGCTATGAAGGAATTACGTGTGATGGGCCGTGCTACACAAGGTGTACGTCTGATTTCGTTAAAAGAAGGAGATGAGATTGCATCCGTAGCGAAGATTGAACACAGTGAGGAAGAAGAGTTAGAACAAAAGCTGGAAGAAAATGGTTTAACGACAGATGAAAGCGGTGAAAATTTAGATGACTTTGCACCTGAAGATAATGGTGAGGACGAATCTGCCGCTGACACAGAAATTGAATAAAATATTATGATGAGCCGTAAAATCATCTTATCGGTTTTATTGGTTATGTTTACTGCACCTTTAGCATTCAGCCAAACTGAAGCGCTTAAAGTTGTAGTAAACAACCTGGCTTACTACCGCCAAAAATCAGAACTGAAATATTTAAGTAATGCTAAAAAATCAGTTGATAGCTTAATTAAAACTCGTTCTGATTCAAACAACATGGCTAAAAACGTTTATAAAGCCATTGTTTACTCCAGTATAGCTTATCTTGATTCAACCAATAAGCTAAATCAGCCAGCTAATTTCTTTGACCAAACGGTAGAGCTGGTAAACAAGCTAAGATCACGCAGCACTATTTACAAGTATCAAACCGAAATTGATTATGCTAAGCGCTGCCTGGCTAACGTTTATATACGACATGGCTTTGAGCAACTTAAACAACGCGACTTTGGTAATGCGGTACAATCTTTCCATGATGCACAAACCTACGCTCCAAACTTTGGTCAGTTGAACTCGTATATTGCTTATGCTAATACCAAAAACGGCAACTATCAGGATGCAGTAAAATACTACAATGGCTTATTAACAACTGATAGCGTTAAAACTGAGTATGTTTCTGCAGCAGTAAATATTTATAAGTTGATGGGAGATACTGCTAAAGCACTACAAACCGTACAAAAGGGGTTAAAGTATTTGCCCAATGATAAAGGTTTATTAATGGAAGAAGCTACTATATACAATAACCAGAGAGATTATAAAGGATTGGAGTCCATTCTAAGCAAGCTACTTGAGCAAAATTCGAATAATCCTGATGTTGTATTTTTAGCAGCTAACTGCTATGATCATTTAGAAGATTACGATCGTGCCGAATCCTTATACTTACGGGCGGTTGATTTGAACAATGTAAAATATGCTGCAGTTTTTAACTTAGGTGTTTTGTATTTAAAAGAAACCACGTTAAAACAGTATCAAGATAATGCTGATAAAAACATGAGTAGGGCAGCACAATGGCTGCAAAGGGCTAGTGAAATGGTACCTAGAAACGCAACCACACTGCAATTGCTACAACTTATATATGCCAAAACCGGAAATACTGTACAACTAAATAAAATAAGTAACAAATTGCAACAACTAAATTATTAATAAATCTATGAAAACCAAGTTAGTAATGGCGGGTGTGCTAACCCTGTCCACAGCAACCTTGTTTGCACAAAAGAATGAATTAACTAATGCTCAAAGTGAGTACAGCAAGTACGAGGTATTTAAACAAAATAAAGCTACGCTTGCACAAGGTCAAACCAGTATAAATACAGCTAAAACTTCCATTGATAAAGCTGCTGCTAATGAAAAAACAGCAACTCTACCACAAACTTATGCTTTAAAGGCTGCTATATATAGTGCATTAGCTTATCAGGATACTGTGGCTAGTAGTTCACAGCCGTTATTTGCTGCAGGTGATGAAGCTTACAAAAAAGCTGTTGAAACAGATGCTAAAGGTGAAAACAAACAGCTTATTGCTTCTGCAAAGCAATATTTAGGTTACTATCAGCTTAATGCAGGTGTACGCCAGTATCAAACCAAAAACTATAATGATGCTTATAAAGCTTTCGATTACTATCGTGCTAGCAGTCCGGAAGATACTACAGCTATTTACTATACTGCATTAGCGGCAAACCTTGCTAAAAACTATGATGCTGCCGTAACCAATTATAAAAAATTGGCTACCACCAACTCCAGCAAAAAAGGAGAGGCCTACAACGATATCGTAAACATTTATTTAGCTAAACATGACACTACAGCTGCATTAGCTGCTGCACATGAAGGTATCGAGAAGTTTCCGAACAACAACGATTTACGTTCAACTGAAATACAAATTGGCTTAAACCAAGGTAAACAAACTGAAATAATAGGCCAAATTCAAGAGGCTATTAATAAAGATCCTCAGAACAAAAATTTATATTATTACTCAGGTTTAGCGTATTCAAAAGTTGCTGAGAACGCTGAAAAATCAGCTAAAGCGACTAAAGAACCAGCTAAGAAAGCAACCTTCGTAAAAACTAAAGATGAGAACTTTACACAGGCTGCTGAAATGTACAAAAAAGCACTTCAAATAGATCCGAACTTTGCAGATGCTTCTTTAAACTTAGGATATGTTTTGATGAGCCCAGCTATCTACAAATTACAAGATGCTAATAACTCACGCACCATCAAGCAAACTGAATATGATGCTTTAAAAAACAAGGTTTATGCACAGCTTGACCAAGCTAAACCATACCTGGATAAAGCGGTTGAATTAAACCCAAAATCAGATATTGCATTAACCAACTTAAGAAACTATTACATCATCAAAAATGATAATGCACACGCTGCAGAAATCAAGAAGAGGATAGATGCATTGTAAATAGCAATATAAAGGGATAATCTATTTATCCCTTTATATTTTAAACACTTACTTAACATAATATAAATTATAGGTCAAATATTATAATATTCTAAATAATATATTTTATGTTAAGTAGAACTTGTTTATCAATATCGTACACTGCTGAGTTAAGAGTTTGTAAACAATAAAAAAGGCTTGCCACATATTGTGAGAAAGCCTTTTTTATTAGGGATGATAGTAAATTGATTATCTAGCGTCGCGTTTTATTTTAGCAGCTGTACCACGACCTGGTAAATAAATTTGTAAGCCAAAATTCAAAGTTAAAGTGTTTTGGTAACCTGCATCACCAAAGCCTGCTATGCCATTGTATTTAAGTAAAGTTTCTAAGCCAATGTTCGGTGTTACAAAGTAAGCAAAACCTGGACCAAAGCCAAAATCTAAACCGTTAGTATGGCCGCCTCCATTACTTACATTGATACCGCCAACACCAACGGTAGCTTCACCAAACACACGTCCGTGGCGTAATACAGCTACATCATTACCTGTATAGTAACGGCCGAGTGCACCCACACCATAGTTTACAGTAGTACTGGAATGCTTAGCTGTTTCTATACCTAAGTTTACATAACCACCTAACGCTACATTATCTTGAATAAACCAAGCCGCCTTAGGAGTAATATTAAAATTAAATTCTTTAGAGTTGTCCAATCCCAATCTTATGTCGGCAAAATCGCCTCCTACCAAAACGTTGCCTTTTTGGATTTGCGCATTAGCGGCGAATGCAAAGCTAAAAACTGATACTAAAGTTGCAATAGTAAATCTTTTCATAGTACTTAAAATATAAATTATTAATTAATTATACTTTAAGTACATCAGGATCGTGTTAATGTTTAATCTCATTTTGAATTGTGCAGTGCTCCGCACAGTTTGCTACACAACTTTTAGCTATGCCAATTATTTTAATAAAGAATTTATAGCCTTAGCCGAATCCAGGTGCATTTGCATCTTTGGCAAATTTTCTTTTATAAAATTATCAATAGCGGCACTGGTATTATTACGTGAATCGCTAAACAGTTGCACAACTTTTTCATGGTCCATAACCATCATTTGCATATAAGCTTTATCAAAGGCGGCACCAGACAATTTTGATACACTATCAATTTTCATTTGATGTTCTTGGTTAGGACCTGAAGGTGTATTTACATACTTTTTATTAGCAATTTTGCTCAACTCCTCTCCCGCTTTCATATGGTCGGCAATCATCATTTTTGCAAAGCTAATTACTCGCGGGTTTTGAGATTTAGCTTGAGCCACATTAGCTGCCTTAATTTCGGTATTGCCAGCCTCGGTAGCTTGCTTAATAAAAGCAGCGCCTTCGTCATCTACCAGAGTTTTATCATTGTAGTTTTTTGCTTTTCTGTTATCATGGCAACCTGTAGCTGCTAATGTTAAGGCTAATGCACTCAGACAAATTATGTTTTTCATAATGTTTTAGATGATTTTAGAGGTATTATCTGTCCTGATTAACAATAAAAATCAAGTCTGGTTTACACTATGCCCATAAAACTTATACTAAGTTGCGCCCAGCATTAACAACACCATAAACTGTACGAATAACCAGCTTACTATAAGTATCTTTTAATTCTTTGTCTTCTGTTTGGTTTAATCTATTTAATGCAAAGTGTTGTATAATAACCAGCGGTAGAACAATACGCTCGCGGGTAGCAATTGAACGTTTTTCAATTGGATAATCTTGCATCAGCTCTTTAGTACCGGTGAGCTCTAACAGCAGCGCTTTAGTTAAATCAAATTCTTGTTTTAACATAGTCCAAAAAGTGCCGTATTGCTCGTCTTGCGCCAAATGGGCTGTAATACGGAAATCAGCTTTTGACATAGACATCATACAATTATC
This region includes:
- a CDS encoding bifunctional alpha,alpha-trehalose-phosphate synthase (UDP-forming)/trehalose-phosphatase — translated: MGKTIIISNRLPVKVKENNGNYELSASEGGLATGLGTIYKQDGNIWIGWPGVTVDEPAHQEQIANKLHDLSLVPVYLTQEEYNEYYEGFSNTVLWPVFHYYASTYTTYKPSNWDYYRSVNHKFRDVVLEHAQPGDTIWIHDYQLLLLPALIRQQLPDVTIGFFLHIPFPSQEMFRLIPWRMELLKGMLGADLVGFHTFDDVRHFLSSVSRIMPMQVSSNTITCDERIVVAEAYPMGIDEQKYASLTQEPEVQHQAEQIKLVFKDVNLILSIDRLDYSKGILHRLQAFELLLKENPEYVGKVALYMVVVPSRDQVPQYMELHNQIDKKVGNINAMYRTMDWTPIHYYYRSVPIETLSALYSTADVALVTPMRDGMNLVCKEYVASRTNNDGVLILSEMAGASRELIDALIVNPNNVIQVRDAIIQAVNMPLQEQQTRMKQLRHAVSKFNISHWVNLFMSGLSETKFLQRAMQTRHIASATEQSLINRYHQTHKRLIFLDYDGTLVDFKTDINQASPDEELYRIIRQLTADPENQLVLISGRKHENLEEWFGKEKLFMIAEHGAWFKAQGTSSWYKINGLSTAWKKDIYPILEKFVDRTPGTFIEEKTYSLVWHYRKAQLGLGELRASELINTLKLSSNDKGLQLLPGDKVVEVKNMEINKGKAALSLLDQAEYDFIMALGDDVTDEDTFKAMPEKAITIKVGSGSSAAKFYLRNPDEVRRLLDTLSTGVTVLNA
- a CDS encoding peroxiredoxin, whose amino-acid sequence is MSLRLGDVAPNFKAKTSEGEIDFYEYLGDSWGVLFSHPADYTPVCTTELGRVASLKQEFDKRNVKVIALSVDSAESHQGWIQDINETQDVEVNFPLIADENRKVAEAYDMIHPNASATVTVRSVFVIAPDKTIKLIITYPASTGRNFQELLRVIDSLQLTANYSVSTPADWKDGDEVVISPSIKNEDIPAKFPKGHVEVKPYLRLTPQPNK
- a CDS encoding cold-shock protein; protein product: MKTGKVKWFNTQKGYGFIVTEEGKDLFVHFKDVEGGVNAIKDNDTVEYDVEDGRKGLQAVKVKKV
- a CDS encoding MFS transporter; this translates as MDTQHDFASKNTKNVIFLVLVAALGYFVDIYDLLLFSIVRVKSLHDIGVSDADIRTKGEFIINTQMFGLLLGGILWGVIGDKFGRIKVLFGSILLYSLANFANGLVTDYYMYAVVRLIAGIGLAGELGAGITLVSETMSKENRGYGTMIVAVVGLFGAVAANIVSHFGWQNAYFIGGVLGLLLLLLRVGTFESGMFKQAAHEQVAKGDFRMLFNNKKRFVKYICCILIGMPLWFIVGILIAQSPEIGNELHAQQSLNAGTGIMYTYIGLSIGDVFAGFFAQFTKSRRLTMLTFQLMSIVSVIFYLTADQITTGQFIGLCLFIGFFVGYWATFVTIASEQFGTNLRATVTTTVPNFVRGALIPITAGFELLVKYFSTHGYQDNSIIMSSYVMMGIVTIIALVALSQLKESFGKDLNYVEVDEPDGKVNVVS
- the hemF gene encoding oxygen-dependent coproporphyrinogen oxidase; translated protein: MITKEQVAADYQTIQDEICQSLEALDGKAHFEEEIWEREGGGGGRTRIIQNGNVLEKGGVNFSAVHGKLPDGLKKNLKVDQDNFFATGVSIVMHPNHPLIPIIHMNIRYFEMPSSIAGGSPLRWFGGGIDLTPHYVIKDDARFFHSELKSVCDHYHPDFYKRFKTWADDYFFIKHRDETRGVGGIFYDRLTANEDLSWTEIFEFSKAVGRTFAPVYSELVNRNRQFAYSARQQQWQYQRRSRYAEFNLVYDAGTKFGLETNGRIESILMSLPPTAKWLYNYQPEPGSEEEKTLQLLKKGINWV
- the gyrA gene encoding DNA gyrase subunit A — translated: MAEDNSQQNDRIIPINIDEEMRSAYIDYSMSVIVSRALPDVRDGLKPVHRRVLFGMLDLGLNNNKPFKKSARIVGEVMGKYHPHGDSSVYDTMVRMAQDFSLRYPLVDGQGNYGTVDGDSPAAMRYTEARLQKIAEEMLADINKDTIDYQLNFDDTLEEPTVLPAKIPNLLVNGASGIAVGMATNMAPHNLSEVIDATVALIDNRDIEVSELMTYIKGPDFPTGGIIYGYEGARDAFETGRGRVVLRARAEIETFNNDRERIIVTEIPYQINKAQMIERTADLVNEKKLEGISTIRDESNREGIRIVYEIKRDANAAIVLNNLYKYTALQTSFSVNNIALVNGRPMLLNLKDLIHHFVEHRQEVIVRRTKFELAEAEKRAHILEGLLIALDHLDEVIRLIRSSATPEEARDGLMQQFSLTEIQARAILDMTLRRLTGLERDKIKEEYAELMKQIEYLKSILADPELQMRIIKDELLEVKEKYGDERKTEMVHSTAEMMTEDFIEDEDVVITISHEGYIKRTPLTEYRRQGRGGKGALGSNSRDEDFIEHLLVASNHNYMLFFTEAGRCFWLRVFEIPEGTRTSKGRAIQNIISIPKEEKIKAYIKVKNLKDQDYLDNNFIIMCTRKGTIKKTSLEAYSRPRANGINAININDGDTLLEATLTTGNSEVVMALKSGRAIRFNEATVRPMGRTATGVRGITLEDEKDEVVGMIAINDAETTVLVVSEKGYGKRTDIEDYRVTNRGGKGVKTINVTEKTGKLVAIKDVTDTDDLMIINRSGIIIRIAMKELRVMGRATQGVRLISLKEGDEIASVAKIEHSEEEELEQKLEENGLTTDESGENLDDFAPEDNGEDESAADTEIE